Proteins from one Porites lutea chromosome 3, jaPorLute2.1, whole genome shotgun sequence genomic window:
- the LOC140930638 gene encoding uncharacterized protein has product MDPEDSAKGAVGYSLRQDPVPNTQIDFGELVYQREISEQRRLASLWNKESKEVAFETQQLQTLLYTNWEHLSARKIVDRLAIIWKSFETVHSKYLPGIRDSKRLQEVQQRFKSLKEQMMFTIEECETQIRTDQETQKRDDERSIKSHKSHQSQSSTTSRSSSSSRKERFRAMLLAKKKLELAKSRAQEEAELAKSKAQQEAELVKAEHERSAKKELRLLEDEAVLAELDWKIENEFDEETGVVNGVDNIVQTTYPIEEKPLGQSPQIQLDDSEPRTPKIPAPTPKPSLPLIPVSCSTPQDTAPGSCKEKPATEVKSNIADTANKGALPVTECQQPPYQAPRTFQYRPKSQPEDKVIEQAPKDHVAAMWKVQLLNGISPTPFNGNPADFPFFKEQAHTHLESELLTDAQRVEYLPKFLKGEALEVIKRNRGSSYSELMKILEERFGRPIQVTQACIEELVSGPKLAYGDNMGLLNFAEKLNTSTKVLKGDVEREASVATNLRRIVNRLPNDLITKWQTENYEIVSRGGTARLKDIAKFVKRQASIRNDPVFGMQPQRGENRTNKSPPKASKGSDLPTKNATINATSLKNAPKKENSANCAICKSTPHRLQECPIVKQCDRVAVRRQYAASYGFCFNCGCHNPDHSGTSCPEPPACSLCPGHHLPILHRDNNNGRRTPGNKNTHNPTNRYSTPTADPITRQPQMEQGTRQPPSDRPQTSITSAGVSTTRAQVLLNVVPVTITAENGGSLSTYAFLDNGCTDTLIDKELADHLDLKGISEQIGIKTITNSEELVESRRVSFTLSPVEAYGEDIDVNEAYVLPDLNQSERVLPGTVDVHKYPHLQDLTFPVVDFERVSIIVGSNVPVAHLQKEVRIPKDNKSGLYGYRYPLGWSISGPLTIAGTRRAELNFISVGHKPDDFVERFWKIEDYGTLKAGEKPLSVEDKRALKIIEETTTLVDGHYEVGLLWKEDQPKLPNNRILAERRAELLRRRLTKAGNEQMAAKYRGVMTEYISKGYARKLSPEEAARESSITWYLPHHPVTNPNKPDKLRIVFDAASEYEGTSLNKNLVQGPDMTNSLVGVLLRFRQGHVGVAADVEAMFHQVRVRKQDQEALRFLWWTDDYDKPPDVYVMEVHIFGATSSPCVANWALRRTASDNAERFNPQVVATVDRNFYVDDALPSFSEENTASTVASDLVKILNHGGFNLTKFMTNSKNVLATIPTEKRATPDLNLDLDELPVERALGIRWFAETDELGFDIKNLNRPETKRGVLSAVCSLYDPLGFAAPVALTARVIIQDMWKAKVDWDQPLEENFLARWKSWTSQLSSLSALRIPRCYLPAGTDASKCKLQLHIFSDASEIGYGASAYLRVENPDGSIHCSFVVGKARNAPVKFTSIPRLELQAAVLSTRLNKMLREELDLPIQSTKFWTDSEIVLHYLKNERRRFQTYVANRVEEIRGNSQPDDWNHVPGVLNPADDASRGLNPSELNLDHRWLRGPEFLWQPESFWPNASLREVPDEGLELKKETHANCTDINTNVKTRQASVQSNCPPATPVETTMQQIISTSSDWNRLRRQVAWLTRFTHFIRDRKTVHTGHLTLEDYDAATLSIAKIVQHAAYDQEIKDLKTRGEVRGSSKIASLNPMQDDHGVLRVKGRIASPPAADTARNQIILPRDHPATVLMVRHTHASIGHLGREHLIARVRETFWIPQIRVLTRSVLGRCLVCKKLNAKPMTQQMAPLPRSRMMAYEPPFSYTGMDLFGPLYVKHGRGTAKRWCCLFTCLTTRSVHLELVHSMDTNDFIMCLRRFINRRGEVTELRCDRGSNFVGGERELRESIEQWNQQQIVQELLQRGCKWVFQPPTASSMSGIWERMVRSAKTVLKSILGTQVVTEAVLQTLLTEVERVLNGRALTANSDDPNDLQPLTPAHFLMQRKTICLPPGIFEKADQYHRRKWRQVQFLADLFWKRWLREYLPTLQARGKWRKVLPNLKPKALVLLVDDNVPRGCWKLGRVLEVFPGPDGLVRTAKVKTKDSVFIRPIQKLCLLENDLENN; this is encoded by the coding sequence ATGGACCCTGAGGACTCAGCGAAAGGAGCAGTTGGATACTCCCTACGCCAGGACCCCGTACCAAATACTCAAATTGATTTTGGTGAACTTGTGTATCAACGCGAAATAAGCGAACAACGCAGACTTGCATCTTTGTGGAACAAGGAATCTAAAGAAGTTGCCTTTGAAACACAGCAGCTCCAAACTCTCCTCTACACTAATTGGGAGCACTTGTCCGCCCGCAAAATAGTAGATCGTTTAGCTATCATTTGGAAATCCTTTGAGACTGTACACTCGAAGTACCTGCCAGGCATACGTGACAGCAAACGACTACAAGAAGTACAGCAAAGGTTCAAGTCCCTCAAAGAACAGATGATGTTTACAATAGAAGAATGCGAAACCCAAATACGGACTGATCAAGAAACACAAAAACGTGATGATGAACGCTCCATTAAAAGTCACAAGTCGCACCAGTCTCAGAGCTCCACTACTTCAAGATCCTCTTCGTCGTCCCGGAAAGAAAGGTTTAGAGCCATGCttttagcaaaaaagaaattggagTTAGCGAAGAGTAGGGCACAAGAGGAAGCTGAGTTGGCGAAGAGTAAGGCTCAACAAGAAGCCGAATTGGTCAAAGCAGAGCATGAGCGGAGCGCAAAGAAGGAATTGAGACTACTCGAGGACGAAGCCGTTCTAGCTGAGCTGGACTGGAAGATTGAAAATGAGTTCGACGAGGAAACTGGTGTTGTTAATGGTGTGGACAATATTGTTCAGACAACCTATCCCATTGAGGAGAAACCACTGGGACAGTCACCTCAAATTCAACTTGATGATTCAGAACCCCGAACACCAAAAATCCCAGCACCGACACCCAAACCTTCACTGCCTCTTATACCTGTCAGTTGCTCCACCCCCCAAGACACAGCACCTGGTTCGTGCAAGGAAAAGCCAGCCACTGAGGTCAAATCCAATATTGCCGATACTGCAAACAAGGGAGCACTGCCAGTCACTGAATGCCAGCAGCCACCATACCAAGCCCCACGAACCTTCCAGTATAGACCTAAGTCTCAGCCAGAAGACAAAGTAATAGAGCAAGCCCCTAAAGACCATGTAGCAGCCATGTGGAAGGTACAGCTTCTGAACGGAATCTCTCCTACACCCTTTAATGGCAACCCAGCAGACTTCCCGTTCTTCAAAGAACAGGCACATACTCACCTTGAAAGTGAGCTACTAACTGATGCGCAGCGGGTAGAGTACTTACCGAAGTTCCTGAAAGGAGAAGCCTTGGAGGTCATCAAAAGAAACCGAGGCTCCTCCTATAGTGAGCTAATGAAGATCTTAGAGGAACGCTTTGGTCGCCCTATTCAGGTGACGCAAGCCTGCATCGAAGAGTTAGTCTCAGGCCCCAAACTTGCCTATGGTGACAACATGGGTCTGCTTAATTTTGCCGAGAAGCTGAACACTTCAACCAAGGTTCTGAAGGGAGATGTGGAACGCGAAGCAAGCGTAGCTACCAATTTGAGAAGAATCGTAAACAGACTCCCAAATGATTTAATCACCAAGTGGCAGACCGAAAACTACGAGATTGTTAGCCGTGGTGGAACTGCACGACTAAAGGACATTGcaaaatttgtgaaaaggcAAGCGTCAATAAGGAATGACCCAGTGTTTGGAATGCAGCCGCAAAGGGGAGAAAACAGGACAAACAAGTCCCCCCCCAAAGCTTCTAAAGGATCGGACCTGCCCACGAAAAATGCTACGATCAACGCCACATCGCTTAAGAACGCCCCCAAGAAAGAGAACTCTGCAAACTGTGCAATTTGCAAGTCTACTCCCCACCGACTCCAGGAGTGCCCAATCGTCAAACAGTGTGACCGTGTAGCCGTGCGTCGACAATATGCAGCATCGTATGGGTTCTGCTTTAACTGTGGTTGCCATAATCCCGATCACAGTGGTACTTCCTGTCCTGAGCCACCAGCTTGTTCTCTGTGTCCTGGACACCACTTACCAATACTGCATAGGGACAACAACAATGGACGCAGAACTCCTGGAAACAAGAACACTCATAACCCCACTAACCGATACAGTACTCCGACTGCTGACCCAATAACCCGGCAACCACAAATGGAGCAAGGCACAAGACAGCCGCCCAGCGACAGGCCACAGACTTCGATTACATCTGCCGGTGTCAGCACCACAAGAGCCCaagttttgttaaatgtagTTCCTGTAACCATTACTGCAGAGAACGGTGGTTCCCTTTCTACATATGCATTTCTTGACAATGGCTGTACCGATACCCTCATTGACAAAGAGCTTGCTGATCATCTTGACCTGAAAGGGATCTCGGAGCAAATCGGGATTAAGACTATTACGAACAGCGAGGAGCTGGTGGAGAGTCGACGCGTTTCCTTTACTCTCAGTCCTGTAGAAGCATACGGTGAAGACATTGATGTTAATGAAGCTTACGTTCTCCCTGACCTGAATCAATCAGAACGAGTTTTGCCGGGGACAGTAGATGTCCATAAGTATCCGCACCTTCAAGACCTTACATTCCCAGTGGTGGACTTTGAACGAGTCTCGATCATTGTGGGGAGTAACGTCCCTGTTGCACACTTGCAGAAGGAAGTCAGAATCCCGAAAGACAACAAGAGCGGCCTCTACGGTTATCGGTACCCTCTCGGTTGGAGCATTTCAGGTCCATTGACTATCGCTGGGACAAGAAGAGCTGAGCTCAATTTCATCTCTGTTGGACACAAACCTGACGACTTTGTTGAAAGGTTTTGGAAGATCGAAGACTATGGAACATTGAAAGCAGGAGAGAAGCCCTTATCTGTGGAAGACAAACGAGCCCTAAAAATCATTGAAGAAACTACTACCCTTGTAGACGGGCATTATGAAGTTGGCCTACTATGGAAGGAAGATCAGCCAAAGCTGCCAAACAATCGCATTTTAGCTGAAAGACGAGCAGAATTGCTTAGACGACGCCTGACCAAAGCAGGAAATGAGCAAATGGCTGCTAAGTACCGTGGAGTCATGACTGAGTACATCTCGAAGGGTTATGCACGCAAATTGTCCCCTGAAGAAGCAGCTAGAGAAAGCTCGATAACTTGGTACTTACCTCATCATCCAGTGACTAATCCCAACAAACCTGACAAGCTCCGTATCGTCTTCGATGCCGCATCTGAGTATGAAGGAACATCTCTAAACAAGAATCTCGTTCAAGGGCCAGACATGACAAACAGTCTCGTTGGTGTGCTGCTGCGATTTCGACAGGGGCATGTAGGGGTAGCCGCTGATGTCGAGGCAATGTTTCATCAAGTGCGTGTGCGTAAACAAGATCAAGAAGCTCTACGATTCCTCTGGTGGACAGATGATTACGACAAACCCCCGGATGTCTATGTTATGGAAGTACACATATTtggagcaacctcgtccccttgCGTTGCAAATTGGGCCCTGAGAAGAACAGCCAGTGACAATGCTGAAAGGTTCAACCCGCAAGTTGTTGCAACTGTTGACAGGAACTTTTATGTTGACGATGCTCTGCCATCCTTCAGTGAGGAGAATACAGCATCTACTGTAGCATCGGACCTAGTGAAAATCCTGAATCACGGTGGCTTCAACCTTACGAAATTCATGACGAACAGTAAGAATGTTTTGGCAACCATTCCCACCGAGAAAAGAGCCACACCAGATCTGAATCTTGACTTAGACGAACTGCCAGTGGAAAGGGCGCTAGGGATTCGCTGGTTTGCTGAAACAGATGAGCTTGGATTTGACATCAAGAACTTGAATCGACCCGAAACAAAGCGTGGAGTACTGTCCGCCGTTTGTTCCCTGTATGACCCTCTTGGGTTTGCTGCGCCTGTGGCCCTTACTGCCAGAGTAATTATCCAGGATATGTGGAAGGCTAAGGTAGACTGGGACCAGCCACTCGAAGAAAACTTCTTAGCCAGATGGAAGTCTTGGACCTCACAGCTGTCATCCCTCTCTGCACTGCGCATCCCACGTTGCTACTTGCCAGCTGGAACAGATGCTTCCAAATGCAAACTACAGCTGCATATCTTCTCTGATGCCTCTGAAATTGGCTACGGTGCATCTGCGTATCTAAGAGTCGAGAATCCAGATGGGTCTATTCACTGCTCGTTTGTTGTGGGGAAAGCAAGAAATGCAcctgtcaagttcacaagcatTCCAAGGCTTGAACTCCAAGCTGCTGTTCTGTCTACACGCTTGAATAAGATGCTGAGAGAAGAGTTGGACCTTCCTATTCAGAGCACCAAGTTCTGGACAGACAGCGAAATAGTTCTCCACTACTTGAAGAATGAAAGGCGTCGTTTCCAGACCTATGTCGCTAATCGAGTCGAAGAAATCAGAGGAAACTCACAGCCAGACGACTGGAACCACGTGCCAGGTGTCTTGAACCCAGCCGACGATGCGTCACGTGGCTTGAACCCCTCTGAGCTAAACCTTGATCACCGCTGGCTACGAGGACCAGAGTTCTTATGGCAACCTGAATCCTTTTGGCCCAACGCAAGCCTTCGAGAAGTCCCCGATGAAGGCCTAGAGCTTAAGAAAGAAACCCATGCTAACTGTACTGACATAAACACCAATGTCAAGACCCGCCAGGCAAGCGTACAGTCTAATTGCCCCCCCGCCACACCTGTTGAGACCACCATGCAACAAATAATAAGCACCTCCTCTGATTGGAACCGTCTCAGACGTCAAGTGGCTTGGCTCACACGCTTCACTCATTTCATCCGTGACCGGAAGACTGTCCACACAGGTCATCTGACTTTAGAAGATTACGATGCTGCTACCTTATCCATCGCAAAGATCGTCCAGCACGCAGCCTACGATCAAGAGATCAAGGATCTAAAGACCAGGGGCGAAGTCAGGGGATCCAGTAAGATCGCTAGTTTGAACCCAATGCAAGACGACCATGGTGTTTTGAGAGTCAAGGGACGTATAGCATCACCACCAGCTGCTGACACTGCCAGGAATCAAATAATACTGCCCAGAGATCATCCAGCGACAGTCCTGATGGTCCGCCACACCCATGCATCAATTGGTCACCTGGGGCGTGAACACCTCATAGCAAGGGTTCGAGAGACGTTCTGGATCCCACAAATAAGGGTGTTAACACGTTCTGTCCTGGGTCGGTGTCTTGTTTGTAAGAAGTTGAATGCCAAGCCGATGACTCAGCAAATGGCTCCCCTGCCAAGAAGCCGGATGATGGCGTACGAACCCCCATTCTCCTACACAGGAATGGATCTATTCGGTCCTTTATACGTCAAGCATGGAAGAGGAACAGCCAAACGGTGGTGCTGCTTATTTACCTGCCTGACGACACGTAGTGTACATCTTGAATTGGTTCACTCGATGGACACAAACGACTTCATAATGTGTCTGCGACGATTTATAAACCGTCGTGGTGAAGTGACTGAACTAAGGTGTGACAGAGGATCAAATTTTGTCGGCGGTGAACGAGAGCTGAGAGAGTCGATCGAGCAGTGGAACCAGCAACAAATTGTGCAAGAGCTTCTACAACGAGGGTGCAAATGGGTCTTCCAGCCGCCAACTGCTTCTAGCATGTCTGGGATTTGGGAGCGGATGGTGCGAAGTGCTAAGACTGTTCTGAAGTCTATCCTAGGGACCCAAGTAGTTACGGAAGCAGTTCTTCAGACGCTGTTGACTGAAGTTGAACGAGTGTTAAATGGGCGAGCGCTCACCGCCAATTCAGACGACCCAAATGACCTTCAGCCACTCACGCCAGCGCATTTCTTAATGCAGAGGAAGACTATCTGCCTACCCCCTGGCATATTTGAGAAAGCAGATCAGTATCACAGAAGGAAATGGAGGCAGGTACAATTTCTGGCAGACCTATTTTGGAAGAGGTGGTTGCGTGAGTATTTACCTACCCTGCAAGCCCGAGGAAAGTGGAGAAAGGTCTTACCTAACTTGAAGCCGAAGGCCCTTGTCCTGTTAGTTGATGACAACGTGCCGAGAGGATGCTGGAAACTTGGACGAGTCCTAGAGGTCTTCCCTGGCCCCGACGGCCTGGTGCGCACAGCGAAAGTCAAGACAAAGGACTCTGTGTTCATCCGACCTATTCAGAAGCTATGCCTACTGGAGAACGATCTTGAGAATAATTAG